In Oryctolagus cuniculus chromosome 18, mOryCun1.1, whole genome shotgun sequence, the DNA window GTGTATTTTCCActacttttgaaaataattttccatcAAAAATTACTTTGCCCAATCATAAGTATACATAAGTAAGTACCCCTGGGtgggcgttgtggtatagcaggtaaacctgctgcctgcaccggcggcatcccatatgggctccagtctgattcctggctgctccacttctgatccagctcctgctaatgggcctaggaaagcaagagaagagggCTCaatgcctgggccccagcacccacgtggagacctagatgaagcacctggctcaggcctggcccagctccagcggttgccTCCTTTTGGccaatgaaccagcggatggatgagcTTTCTCAGTCTTCctgtatttctgtaactctgcctttcaaataaaataaagaaataaataagcaaataatctGTTATACGGTagttatacatatgtatatacttatataaatcatatataaatatacatacaaatatatatttgtatattatataaatgggtaatatatattatagattATAATACATATAAGTaatgtttatgtatgtatttagacTTTATATAAACATTGAGTATATAAAAATGGATgggcggctggcactgtggcgcagcaggttaaggccctggcctgaagcgccggcatcccatatgggtattggttctattcccagctgctcctcttcctttttttttttctttttttttttttttgacaggcagagtggacagtgagagagagagacagagagaaaggtcttccattatccttggtttaccctccaatggccgctggatCCGGTGCACTttggcctgtgcactgcgctgatctgaagtcaggagccaagtgcctctgctggtctccatgtgagtgcagggcccaaggacttgggccatcctccactgccttcacaggtcacagcagagagctggactggaacacgggcaaccgggtcagaatccggcaccccgaccgagactagaacccgatgtgccggcgccgtaggcagaggattagcctatttagctgtggcgctggccacagccagctgctcctcttccaacctagctctctgctatggcctgggaaagcagtaaaagatggcccaagtgcttggggccctgcacccacatgggagacctggaagaagctcctgcctcctggactTGTATCCGCACAGCTCCATTTGTTGCAGGCaggtgaggagtgaaccagcagatggaagacctctccctctctctgcctctccttgctctgtgtaaatctaactttcaaaataaaaaaaaaaattaaaccataaaaatgggtccctgcactgtggcatagctggttaagccacctgggatgctgaaatcccatatgagtgccacttcaagtcctggctgctatacttctgatccagcttcctgctaatggccagagagagcggcagaggatggcccaagttcttgggcccctgcacccatgtaggagacttggaaaaagctcctggctcctggcttcagcctgaccaggcctggccatgcagccatttggggagtgaaccaacggcaaaggaagacctctctctctctctttctgtaactgtacctctcaaacaaatgaataattttttttaaaaaaagcttgtatttatttatttatttgaaagagaggagagggagagatcccaaAACGgtgcaacagctggcactggtccaggaccaagccaggagccaggagcttcatccagggctcccagggacagttctctgctgccctcccaggctcacaaggaggcagctggatctgaagtggagcagccaggactccacccagcACCCATTTCGGAGGCCTACACCgaagtcagcagcttaacctcctgggCCTCAGTGCCTGCACCAATCAATCAGtctcaaaagaataaaagaacagAGCCTACCCTTAAGCACTCAGAGGTTTCTGTGCCAGGCTCCGCCCAGGGCCAGGTCTCACTGCCCAGAGCCACCGGCTGCTTTATGTGCCAGCACAGGCATTCAGAGCTGAAGGGGCCAGAGCGCCTGGGTGACAGGGTgactatggggccagcactgtggtatagtaggttaagcctctgcctgcagtgccggcatcccatatgggtgccagttcatgtcctggctgctccatttcccatccagctccctgctgatgtgcctggggaggcagcagagtatggcccaggtgcttgggcccctccactcatgtgggagactgggatgaagctcctggctcctcccttctgatgggcccagctcctgccattaatggtgtggccatctgggggagtgaaccagctggtggaagatatctctaactctgattttcaaatgaatgaataaaacttaaaaagaaaatgcagacttTCCCACtggtcaaaacaaacaaacaaaaggctaCATGtgagcaaaacagaaaaacacgGTGACAGGCATGAGTGTCCTGCGACGCTGTGAAAGAAGACACAGCCCGGACCCAAGTGAAGACGGCCTCTGAGTGGCCTCACTGGCCCTGGTCCATGTGCAGGGATGGTGcgacccctcccccactcccattcACGGGGTCTGCACCCGTGGCCTCAACCAACCACAGAGCAAGAATTCTCcaggggagggcactgggcaggtGGTTCAGGCATGTGTGGCATGTCCGCTCCCGTATCAGTGGGCTGAGGTTCAAGTTCTGattcagcgtcctgctaatgcgcatcctgggaggcagcggcccaCGGCGAAAGCAGTTGGGAGACAGAAGGGGCTCTCGCCggggcttcagcctgcctcaggtctggccattgccgcacttgggggagtgaaccagaggacggaaggtGTGTCTCgcccccctctgtcactctgccttttacataaacaGACATTGTCGTGAGTGCCTGCTGTCATGCAGCTGGACAATAGCAAGTGCGACGTACGACTTGTCAGtcacggggaagaaaggaacagcaGGACACAAGgctgtctttccaatgagagaCTTTATTGCTTATACACCAGGGATttttttatcacactactcatcaacatgctcattgaggtcaatacgtttatcagtatcaatatacttatcaatctatactattgAATACACATCAAGAAACTTAACACCACTACTTAATCATGACTTAATTTAGCTACTTAGCTTAacgtaactacttagcttaatcACCTAGCTTAACATAATTACTTAACACACTTATCAATATCATTAATATCACTACCAAAATGTCAATATCACCACAGCTTATAGTTAACACACTTAATcacttagcttaacataactacttatcaTCTACTTAACTTACTATAATAAttaactatcagagtaacactcTTTCCTTTAATGACTAGTGGGCTACTGGAATCAACaccattaatatcaatatcaatactactacttgaacttattcattaatccatagatcacagtatacagtgttaaagtaattttgagggctatctaattataatagtatatgtacatcaaggtctccagcatcatttacagataccttgcatagggtcaaagcatagttatattacacatgactaacaCTGTTTGTAAAAGCTACGTTTTCAAGGCTCGTATCACGGACACGAAAAAGATTGTCAGTGTTCAAGGTCCTGAGCTCCATGTCTTGGCAGAGACGGATCTCAGATCAGCCccttacaggcaggaagtcatggaaaggctgtcactctgggcagtaggctcaaagttcccaggcggacggccaggcgagaagttggagaggtcccctgctgagaggcctggtccggcTCTGCGGTCAGGTCTGGCAGCAGGCGGATAAGGACTCCAGGCCAGGCGGTGAGGCGGCATCTCAGTTGGAGTTTTGATTCCGTAGTCACTTTGTGTCGCTTAGCAAGGGGGCTAGCGAGCTGGCGCTTCAGCTCCAagtgcgaggagatccagaggttggCTCGCACTGGGCCACACACAGACAGTGGGGtattacagctcagggacagctctgcaggtcggTTGTGCCACTCCTGCTCCGTGCAGAGTAGCAGGTTGCCGGTTCAGCTGCgcatgtgtggagatccagaggttcacacacaccgggtcatgatccccgagaggatggagagtggagcaagggctccctttttatcctcatttcgggcagtcctccagcttgccatcctccaACTTGTCCAATCAGTGCTAGTTCCTCCTTGCTTATagttgaacagtccagtcaatactgcTCCCGCCTTACTTATGTTGGAACTGTCCAGTCAGCGCGGGTTGGGGGGCATTGTCCATagcacactgttatctgactgaccagagatgtctcttggtatgattaggagtgtctccctaacagccattaggcattgcctcagctcctgacttacaactccactttacttttattttgtggctcgtggtaacttcttaactcaatgttttGCTGTGTTTCCACAGTTTATCTCCTTTTCAGGTAAGCGGTGATCCGTGACTCTTTTTTAGATTCCTGTGGAATTCTCCACAGACGGACATTTCTTTAGACGGTTTTCCTGTCCAGGGCGGGGCGGCCACGGCTCTGACGGCCTGAGCCCTGGACCGTCCGTGACCCCTCTCCACGTCCGGGGTCCTCCACGgggtccctgggcagcagcagccaggcgcGGACAGCTGGCGGGAGACCCTCAGCAGCGGCCGCCGTGACACCGCCCCAGCTGACCCGGAAGTGCTCCCGGCACCCGTCCAGGACGTGGACAGGCCTGTGGCCTCCGGGGCCCGTGATTCACTCCACTTCGTCCTTGCTTGCAAGGCCCCTTCCCTCAGTCTGGCAGCCCCAGGGCACGCGCAGAGGCCTCCCGGGGCCCTCGGGCGTCGGAGACAGGGTCAGCAGACCCGCGGAGCCCGTGGGAAGCTGAGCGAGCGTGAAAACCTCAGCCCACGCAGGCTCACGACACACAGGCCGACAGCAGCTCTGAGCTGAACGCCGGGTTCCGGGTGCGGACGCTGGCACAGACGCTCCCAGTCTGGCCCAAGCCAACCTCCGACACCCGGGAGTCCTGGAGCTCCCCGCAGGCCTCCCAGAGCTTCGCTTGGCGACGCTGGGGTGCGGGCGCTCTGCGCAGGCGCCGCCGCCCACGTGACCCTGTGCCCGCCCACTTCCTGCCCCGCGGAAGGTTCCAGAGCCCGGGGCGCCCgcgcgggctgggctgggggagcggGGGCTGCGGAGCCCGGCCAGAGCCGCGAGAGGGGCTCTGCGGGGTCCCGTCGGCGTCCAGGCGTCCCCGGCGGGCTCCTCCGTCCTCTGCTGGGACGTTTGGACGGAGAAAGAGCCGGCCGCGGGCTAGGCCTTGAGAGGGGCGGTGCCTCTCCTGGGCTCCTCCTAGAGTTCCCGGAGCCGCGCTTCTCCGTGTGAGACACCCGCTCACGGGTaacatgtgtgtgcagtgtgtgcgtgtgttctaTGTAacatgtgtgtagtgtgtgcatgtgtttctaTGTAACGTGTGTGTAGTATGTTTCTGTGTAACGCGTGTATGTAGTATGTGTATGTTTCTATGTAACATGTGTATGTAGTGTGCGCGTGTGTTTATGTAACGTGTGTggtatgtgtctgtgtttctaTATAACATGTGTGTAGTATGTGCGTATGTTTCTATATAGCATGTGTGTGCAGTATGTGCGTATGTTTCTATGTAACGTGTGTGTAtgtagtatgtgtgtatgtttctgtatAACATCTGTGTacgttgtatgtgtgtgtttctatatAACGTGTGTGTAGCATGTATGTTTCTATGTAACATGTGTATGTAGTATTGTGTATGTAGTGTGTGTTTGTTTCTATGTAACATCTGTGTATGTAGTATGTGTATAGTGTTTCCACATGTGTGTGATGTAGTGTCTATATGTAAGTCGTGTATGTCTATTTCTAATGTATCTATtatatgtatctatgtatatGTATAGTTATATgttcataatatatttataatatctaTTGTAAATAATAGCTATATAACATGTATGTCATGATACATAAGTATGTAGGCTTAATATgtttatataatgtatatgtgtCAATAGAAAtatcaatttatatatttatgttagcTATAAGATAGCATCCAtttatataatacacattttagtTGTATTACCTATGTATACTTAAAATgattgatatatttatatactatatatacacatttatatatctatgtatttataactatatataatagtatttgcttattcatttatttaaagttttattttatttgaaagggttacatagataagagagggagagacaaacagagaaaggtcttctattcactggttcacaggccaaatgacagcaatggtcagagctgggcaaagcctgagccaggagcttcctccgggtctcccttgggccatctgctgctgcttccctagcccatcagcagggagctggagaagaAGTAGAGCGGTCAGTAGTCAGAGGGTGcgtgtggggtgctggcatcgcaggcagcgggtTTACCTGCTCGAGTACCTGTTTCTGTATGATTTGTTTAGGGTCAAGTAATTTCTGGGTACAAACTTGTTTTCATACTACACAGAAAATTCATATtctaaaaaaactatgcatagatatCAGAAACCATTTGCGCCAGAATACACTCGGGCTGTTAATTCcagttttcagttaactttctgGATTCCCTGGTACGTGTGTGTGGGGGGATGTCCCCTGGATCGGGCTCCCAGGTCTGAATTTTGTAGCTGCACGtttttggaaaagaggaagttggTCCATAGGGCTGCAGTCAAGGGCCACTGTGTTCACCTGAAGCAGAAGTTGCTGTCCAAGTATCAGATCAGCTCCGAGGGGTCTGGGGGCACAATGCGGTCCAGTGGGTTGACGATGAGGAGCAGATAGGGCCGGTAGGATTTCTGAACGTTGGCATTGTCACCCTGGCCACTGGAACTGATCCCTGTTTGGTGGAAGACTCTCAGGCGGATGGATCAGTGGCACAGGATGGTTTATGGGGCTGGGGGGTACACacacgagcacacacacacacacacgagcacaATCAGGCACACACACTGATgacaacctgggctgggctgggccaggtggggacTCACCATTGATTTTCACATGGAGGACATCATCTGTGTTGTCACTGGACCTCCGGGCGCTGAGGCGGAAGCCCTCTATTTCctctgtgggagtggggagagggaaggcagTCTGAGTGGGAGGCTCAGCCAGAccctggaggaaggggaaggaaggagcaaactccaggggctcctcctgcctgggacagccctccccccgcccccccccaccatggTGCTCAGTGCTTTGCCTTGCCTGCAGCTTCCTCTTAGGTCTCAGCTCACATGTCACCTCCTCAGGAGGCCCTCCGGGATGCACACCCTCCTGGACCATTACATCGCCTTGTTTTCTCCATAGCATGTGACCTCTGACATTGGAGTTTGGCTATTTATTTCTCTCATTGCTCTCAGTACAAAGCAGGATGCATCCAGATAGAAATCCTTATTTTTCTTGTTCCCAGCTGGGCATAGCCCACAGGCCTagcagctgacacactaaatggGCGTGACCTGTCCTCGGTCACACAGGGGGTCAAGGCTGGGAGGCAAAGCTAAGCTTGGGGCTTTCCCGAGGGCAGATGTGGGATAAAGGCTACTGGAATGAGTGAGTGATGGTTTCTAAGCTCCTCCTGCCTgtgggccctgggctgtgtgCTTGGACAGAGAGCGACACAGACACTGGAGATCCTGTCAGGCGCCCTCTCTGGCCCAGGGCGCCCTCGCTGCACCTGGTCTAACGAATTCTCCTGTGAGTCTCCACACAATcgccctcctccagggagccctcctggcccccagaTGAGTTTGGGTGCCTGCTCTGGGCCCACACAGCAATGGGGGCTTCCCCACCCTTACCCCAACCCCTCTGCCTTTGCTTCCCCATTCACAGCCTTGGTCCTTCCAGGTCACTGCTGCCCTCCGGGGCTTTGGCAGGAACTGCTAAGTGCAGAGGGAAGtggacccaggagggcaggaccCAGGGCTGTCCTGCTCCCCACTGTGTCCCCCACGCCTCCCACACAGGGCGGGGCCCAGGACAGGAGCCTGAGGGGAGTCCTGGGATGCGTGCATGACTAGGAGGGACCCCTGGGCACTGTGGACTCAGCGAGGGAGAGGAGTGGCCCAGTCCTTTCCTGGGCAGATGCACTGTGCCCCGCTCTGCCTgctctcagggcctttgcacaggctgctccctgcccagaACACGCGGCCCCTCACTGCTTCCTTCCAGATTTTACTCAGCCCTCCAACATCAGCTCAGAAAcgtcctcctccaggaagccctccccgaacctaggctgggccaggcactccCTTTGGGCTCCTCATCCCAGCATGGCCACTCTGGGTCATCACTGCACAGCTAaccacccccacccaccacccacccagaTGATGATGAGCTCAGTGCAGGCAAGGACCGGGCTGTCCTGGTCAGGCTTGTTGTCCCCTGCATCAGCTGTCACAGGCAGGGCAGAAGGCAGGTGCTCAGGACATGGGTGAACCACGAGCAGATCCCTCACTCATCTCCCAGCTCTGAGTGCCTCTGACAGCaacagggggtgggggcagacccAGGAGAAGCCGGGGTGGGGCAGACCCACCATCTTCACCTCCGTGGCTCAGCCACTGCTGCACAACTCCAGTGACATCGAAGGACAACCACTCTGCTGTGTTGCTTGGGGCCAGCAGCCGGTTGCTGAGGTAGCGCCAGGAATCATTGCTGTCTTTCTGGAGGACAAAGCACACGGGAGAGAGAAGCTGGAGATGCTGCCAGCGCCTCCCACACAAGGACCACACTgccacccctgctccccaggtGGCTTCCAGACCTGGCCCCTTAGACACCCACTGGGACCTGTGGGCTCCACCTCTAACAGCACCCTGGAGAGGAGTGGCCAAGGCTCCTAGAGGCTGCCTGTCCCAGTGTGATTCCCTGAGGGTTTGGGGGAGGGGTGCTATTCCCCTTGGAGGCCTGAGGTCTGACCAGAggctgggcccctccccacctgcacaGCCCGCAAGGCcaagcctgtggtgccagcacctggGCTGTGCTGAGCGTTCAGTCGGCAGATGTGACAGCCTGGTTCTGAGCTGAAGGCTTAAGTAGAAGTCGTTCTGTGCTCCAGTGTTTGATAAAGCCCAGGAAGGCCAGCTATGGGCCTGAGCAGTCCCAGGAGATCATGTCTACAAATCCAGACGTCTGGGGCCAGCATGGAAGCAAGTGCACTacgccacagcctgtgatgccacatcctatattggcatcagtttgagtcctgctccacttctgatccagctccctactaatgccccttggaaggcagcagagggaggtCCTGGTTGCGCCcgtgccattcacatgggagacctgatgcagtgcaagctcctggcttccacctgaccctgcCTGGCCATTATGtccatttggagaattaaccagcGCATGGACgatctatcactctgcctttcgagtgaATACATCTCTTTTAGGAAAATCATTTAGCAAAAGAAAACCaggcctgtggcctgtggcctgtggcctggtGGGAAACAACCTCCTGGGGCTGGACAGCACCCCCAGGGGTTCAGCAAGAAGCTGAGGTCTTCAGATTCCAAGAAGGAACCCTTGCTCAGTTCTCTCATTGGGAGGCTCTAACGTCTGTGGTCCTGTGAGTCTAACATCCAGAAGACGAGGACTCCAGGTCACGGATCTCTAGGACTGCAGCCCTTCCAGAAGTGCCAAGAACTGCCTGGACAGTCCACCTTGTAGAGCAGTGCTGTCCAAAGAACTTTCTGGAAGTCTGCACAATCAGtgatgtgctctctctctctctctccttctgtctctgtctctgtcttttgatctctctcttgctctctgtcttgatctctctcttacactcttcTCCCTCTTGTCCTCTTCGGCCCTTCCTtctggtctgtcaggtttcccccaataaaccctttcccttactctggagtttggtgtgttttgtggtggccttacattggtgctgtgactcggatccAGGCTCCCCCAGTGACTCTGCTCTCCCTTCAGGGATCTCCGAGCTGCCTTGGGACCCTGGATTTTtgccagtcacaaaacacacccccaCATCTCCTTCCAGGCCTCCAAACGCTTtgtgatctccatccacacactgGCCTTCCAAATTctgtgtttacaggaggtgataatggaatgaaccaaggccttcatccaccaggcagtcaaccaaatgtatgctcggctccccacccaggagacagcggcttgagacatcgtCCCATGCCAGCAGAGTTGCTTGTCACCCCATggcagcaggaagtagctctaaagacatcatcatccctctacccttcctggacttttgaggctaatgtaatcccatacaactcttgctttataaaaaaacaaaaggggagaatgttagtaaaatagcacagtcttatctatggcgcgatctacatgatggacaccatcctaggctctaggcCCTGCTGCCgtagctggaagccaggagacccCATGTTCCAACCACTGATGTCAGCTTCAcctcccatcctaatgggattcactgctcctacttccctgcccaccccggcAGTGTTTTAAGAGTacttgttcctgaacacgtgtctttctctttttctctccgtctctgatctctctgtctcttgatctctgtctctcgctcgctctctcttttgatctctcttcttatgctcttcttcctcttttccctcttcaccccttccctccggtctgttgggtttcctccaataaaccctttcccttaaaaaaaaagtcagtgatgTACGGATAGCAGCTGCTGGGACAGTTATTTAGCTTAGAGAGTAAGGTGCCTGGGTTGgctacctggctctgctcctgactcccgcttcctgctaatgcagacccgggaGGTGGAAGCTGATGGCTcacgtagttgggtccctgtcacccacatgggagacctgggcggagttctcagctccctctttggcctggcccagctgtggacattgtaggcatctggggagtgagccagcagacaggatctctctctctctctctctctctctctctctctctatatatatatatatatatatatataaacatatatatacacacacctgtgtctttatatataaataaataataaatgaaaaaggactctaaggggctggagttgtggtgcagctggttaagccacagcctgaaatGCTGGTAACCCACTGAGGAGTGGTTGAAGCCCTGGTTGctacacttcctttttttttttttaattatttttaaaagatttatttatttaatagagagaaagagaaagagaggtctttcatctgctggttcactccctaagtggccgcaatggccggagcagggccaagagctaggagtttcttccgggtttcccacatggatataggggcccaaggacttgggccatcttttactgcttttctaggccatagcagagagctggatcagaagtggagaagccaggactggaaccggtgcctatatgggatgctggcactgcaggcggcggctttacccgctccaccaaagtgctggcccctgctccacttctgattcagcctcctgctaatgtgcatagggaagcagtggaagatgacagaaGTCCCTGTGTCCCTGACTCCCCTGGAGGAAGCCAGTTGGAGTTCCCTGCTTTGGGTTGGGCCAAGTCCACCCTGGTtggttgtgcccatctggggcgtgaaccagcagatggaagatctctatctttgtctctatctgtatctctcccctctttctgtaagtctgctttcAAGTggataatcttaaaaaaatgtcaaaaaaatgaaTTAGGAAATAGCAGCTAGTGGTGCACTGGAAATATGTAAGATTAATCAATTTCAGTTTTAGTCAATTTAAACGCAATGGGGGCCACCACACTGGACAGAACAACTGGTGTCAACGACTGCAGCCTCATCCTGTCCAGAGATTCCAACTTTCTACAGTCCTGACTTCAGGGACCCAACTGCCAAGACACCAGCCTTCCAAGCATTTGAAAACCCTGGCAGAGTGCGAAGTtccccagagccccaggagtCCCCGGTCtgtgctcctccccctcccgggGCCATCTATGAGGACCTGCGGCCAGCAGCCTTCCACCCCCACCTGGCCACAGCTCAGGCTCCCTCCTCACCTGGTACAGCTCCACGTGCTGCTCCTGCTGTAACTTGAGCACTTGCAGGTGCAGCTCTGCCCCAGACAGCAACCATGGCTCTGGCATTACTTCCCGGAGCTCTGACATGTTGAAGAGCATATAGACGCTGTGCCGGCTTACGTTGAATTTTTGATAGCTTTCTAGttgggaggagcagagagaagagtCAGGGTCTGGCAGGGATAGAAGGAGCAGGGGCACCCCCAGTCTGAGGGACAGGGCCCAGAGCTACAGCCCAGGTTGGAGTTGGACTCTGACACttctcagctgtgtgaccttggggccCAGGGTCCCTTTGGGTgggctccctgccctgcaccaTGGGTCCTGACCACTCTGTCTACCTGAGGCCTCCATCTGCCCCCCCAGGGAGTGGCCGTGTGGCTCCCTTGTCCCAGGCCCCCAGCTCAGATGTGGAttgcactgcaggaggaggggtcatggggagagcctggggtcaggaagagcccctgctgcctctgcgctgtgtgacctggggcactCACTCCCCCTGACCCTGAGGCTCTGTCCCTCTGAACCTCAACAGCAGCGTCCAGCTCTGTGCCTTCCACTCAGGGGCTCCTGACTGCGGCCCTAGGGAACCCTGGAGGGGAGGGCGCAGAGACACACGCATCTGggggagaagcagacagagctTCAGAGGAGGCTCACAGTGAAAGAACCGTCTACACCACAGGCGAACGTGAAGGTGTAGCTCCGTGGGGGGCACTGCCGCTTTGAggtgcacagtgctggccttccGTCCTGCGGGGTCCTCCTTCCCACTTCGGGGAGCACGAGCTCCTGACGACGCGTGGCATCCACATGGGGTGGCCTCAACCCTACCTGCTCGCTTTTCTCACCTGGACTTCACGCAGCCAACCCGCCCAGCCCTCCCTCCAGTGCAACCCACGTCGTCCGGCTCCTCCTGTACCAGGGTGAGCGGATCAGTGTTCAGGGCTCTCCAtctcccccagcccaccccaccccatcccacgcTCATCCCCTTTCCCACGCTCATCCCATTCAGGAAGCCTCAGCCCCGGACTAGTAGTTCAGGTTATTGGGATTCCCCGCTCTGACTTCAGGCACCTTGTGCTCTCTGCACCTCCCGCTAGTCTCCTCCCACCG includes these proteins:
- the LOC103345448 gene encoding transforming growth factor beta-1 proprotein isoform X2, with the protein product MLPCGMQLLLPLLWLLVLSSARPAAGMPSRNTTEVELLRQQHIKAVHSTIQSPPSEEEVPEDVLTLNSRTHDQGSGESNKQEPKPKLNFSAGKELTGVPMLESDHESYQKFNVSRHSVYMLFNMSELREVMPEPWLLSGAELHLQVLKLQQEQHVELYQKDSNDSWRYLSNRLLAPSNTAEWLSFDVTGVVQQWLSHGEEIEGFRLSARRSSDNTDDVLHVKINGISSSGQGDNANVQKSYRPYLLLIVNPLDRIVPPDPSELI
- the LOC103345448 gene encoding transforming growth factor beta-1 proprotein isoform X1; the protein is MLPCGMQLLLPLLWLLVLSSARPAAGMPSRNTTEVELLRQQHIKAVHSTIQSPPSEEEVPEDVLTLNSRTHDQGSGESNKQEPKPKLNFSAGKELTGVPMLESDHESYQKFNVSRHSVYMLFNMSELREVMPEPWLLSGAELHLQVLKLQQEQHVELYQKDSNDSWRYLSNRLLAPSNTAEWLSFDVTGVVQQWLSHGGEDEEIEGFRLSARRSSDNTDDVLHVKINGISSSGQGDNANVQKSYRPYLLLIVNPLDRIVPPDPSELI